A stretch of the Agromyces larvae genome encodes the following:
- a CDS encoding BlaI/MecI/CopY family transcriptional regulator has translation MANLGELERAVMEQLWASDPALTANDIRDRITVLDAGEGRTPATTTVLTVLARLERKGFVTRSRDARPHRYHALLSREDHTAELMHEVLDRASDRDAALARFITTSSRQEAATLRRLLDELVHG, from the coding sequence ATGGCGAATCTCGGCGAACTCGAGCGAGCGGTCATGGAACAGCTCTGGGCCTCCGACCCCGCCCTCACGGCGAACGACATCCGCGACCGCATCACCGTCCTCGACGCGGGCGAGGGGCGCACCCCCGCCACGACCACCGTGCTCACGGTGCTCGCCCGCCTCGAGCGCAAGGGATTCGTCACCCGCTCGCGCGACGCCCGCCCGCACCGCTACCACGCGCTGCTCAGCCGCGAAGACCACACCGCCGAACTCATGCACGAGGTGCTCGACCGCGCCAGCGATCGCGATGCCGCGCTCGCCCGCTTCATCACCACCTCGTCACGCCAGGAGGCGGCGACGCTGCGTCGACTGCTCGACGAACTGGTGCACGGCTGA
- a CDS encoding cytochrome ubiquinol oxidase subunit I, which yields MNDLLDPLLLARWQFGLTTVYHFLFVPITIGLASTTAIFQTAWFRTGKVEYLQITRFLGNIFLINFAMGVVTGIVQEFQFGMNWSEYSRFVGDVFGAPLALEGLLAFFFEATFIGLWIFGWDKLPRGIHLATIWCTAIGSIVSAYFIIAANAFMQNPVGYEINEVKERAELVDIGAVLTNPVAVAAFPHTIAASFMVSSGLVISAAAWHLARNQHLDTMRPALKFGLWGMVVSGAITTFFGDQLSLAMVATQPMKMAAAEATFDTVCGADASFSIFTLGTPDGSSELFSIRIPYLLSLLSTHTLDGCVEGINDLQAAYTEAFGPGDYAPILWVTYWAFRWMIGLGLAHVLVAVVGLWLTRKGRMPKQRWVWKVAVWSFPLSLAAMTVGWIFTEMGRQPWIVFSLLWTESAVSPNVTGLDVLISLVAFTLVYGALAVVEFGLIIKAVRTGPPDVGDPDPETGRVEPATTVY from the coding sequence GTGAACGACCTGCTCGACCCACTGCTCCTCGCGAGATGGCAGTTCGGGCTCACCACCGTCTACCACTTCCTGTTCGTGCCGATCACGATCGGCCTCGCATCGACCACCGCGATCTTCCAGACCGCATGGTTCCGAACCGGCAAGGTCGAGTACCTGCAGATCACCCGGTTCCTCGGCAACATCTTCCTCATCAACTTCGCGATGGGCGTCGTCACCGGCATCGTGCAGGAGTTCCAGTTCGGCATGAACTGGTCGGAGTACTCGCGGTTCGTCGGCGACGTCTTCGGCGCGCCGCTCGCGCTCGAAGGGCTGCTCGCATTCTTCTTCGAGGCGACCTTCATCGGCCTCTGGATCTTCGGCTGGGACAAGCTGCCCCGGGGCATCCATCTCGCGACCATCTGGTGCACCGCGATCGGCAGCATCGTCTCGGCGTACTTCATCATCGCCGCGAACGCGTTCATGCAGAACCCCGTCGGCTACGAGATCAACGAGGTGAAGGAGCGCGCCGAACTCGTCGACATCGGCGCGGTGCTCACCAACCCGGTGGCCGTCGCCGCGTTCCCGCACACGATCGCGGCGTCCTTCATGGTGTCGTCGGGCCTCGTGATCAGCGCGGCCGCCTGGCACCTCGCCCGCAACCAGCACCTCGACACCATGCGACCGGCGCTGAAGTTCGGCCTCTGGGGCATGGTCGTCTCGGGCGCGATCACCACGTTCTTCGGCGACCAGCTCAGCCTCGCCATGGTCGCCACCCAGCCGATGAAGATGGCCGCGGCCGAGGCCACGTTCGACACGGTGTGCGGGGCGGACGCCTCGTTCTCGATCTTCACGCTCGGCACCCCCGACGGGTCATCCGAACTGTTCTCGATCCGCATCCCGTACCTGCTCTCGCTGCTGTCGACGCACACGCTCGACGGCTGCGTCGAAGGCATCAACGACCTGCAGGCGGCCTACACCGAGGCGTTCGGCCCCGGCGACTACGCGCCCATCCTCTGGGTCACCTACTGGGCGTTCCGCTGGATGATCGGACTCGGCCTGGCGCACGTGCTCGTCGCCGTCGTCGGCCTCTGGCTCACCCGCAAGGGCCGGATGCCGAAGCAGCGCTGGGTGTGGAAGGTCGCGGTCTGGAGCTTCCCGCTCTCGCTCGCCGCGATGACGGTCGGCTGGATCTTCACCGAGATGGGCCGGCAGCCGTGGATCGTGTTCAGCCTGCTGTGGACCGAGTCGGCCGTCTCACCGAACGTCACCGGCCTCGACGTGCTCATCTCGCTCGTCGCGTTCACGCTCGTCTACGGCGCCCTCGCGGTCGTCGAGTTCGGGCTCATCATCAAGGCGGTGCGCACGGGCCCGCCCGACGTCGGCGACCCCGACCCCGAGACCGGCCGCGTCGAACCCGCGACCACGGTGTACTAG
- a CDS encoding ABC transporter substrate-binding protein encodes MFTAGRGRHVALAAVAVGAVVALAGCATSDPLDEGSGTGAEGSSETIVIGSQAYYSNEIIAEIYAQALEANGFTVDRQFQIGQREVYLPEIEAGKIDLFPEYTGNLLQFYEPDTEARTSDDVFAALQDALPDGLRVLDQSPATDQDSYNVTKAFSDANGVTSLEDLAGVSTPLTLGGNAELETRPYGPKGLKEVYGVEVGFTAIEDSGGALTVKALVDDQVQLVNIYSADPNIKTNDLVTLDDPKGLFLASNVVPLVSEKITDEIADIINEVSAALTAADLVALNDQSVNQQRNADDIAAEWLESKGLV; translated from the coding sequence ATGTTCACAGCTGGAAGAGGCCGGCACGTCGCCCTGGCGGCGGTCGCGGTCGGGGCGGTAGTAGCCCTGGCAGGGTGTGCCACGAGCGATCCGCTCGACGAGGGTTCCGGCACCGGGGCCGAGGGATCGTCCGAGACGATCGTCATCGGCTCGCAGGCCTACTATTCGAACGAGATCATCGCCGAGATCTACGCGCAGGCGCTCGAGGCGAACGGCTTCACCGTCGACCGGCAGTTCCAGATCGGTCAGCGCGAGGTCTACCTGCCCGAGATCGAGGCCGGCAAGATCGATCTGTTCCCCGAGTACACGGGCAACCTGCTGCAGTTCTACGAGCCCGACACCGAGGCGCGCACGAGCGACGACGTGTTCGCGGCCCTGCAGGATGCGCTGCCCGACGGGTTGCGCGTGCTCGACCAGTCGCCCGCGACCGATCAGGACTCCTACAACGTCACCAAGGCGTTCAGCGACGCGAACGGCGTGACGAGCCTGGAAGACCTCGCCGGCGTCTCGACGCCGTTGACGCTCGGCGGCAACGCCGAGCTCGAGACCCGGCCGTACGGCCCGAAGGGGCTCAAGGAGGTCTACGGCGTCGAGGTGGGCTTCACCGCCATCGAGGATTCGGGCGGTGCGCTCACGGTCAAGGCGCTCGTCGACGACCAGGTGCAGCTCGTGAACATCTACAGCGCCGACCCGAACATCAAGACGAACGACCTCGTCACCCTCGACGACCCGAAGGGCCTGTTCCTCGCGTCGAACGTGGTGCCGCTGGTGAGCGAGAAGATCACCGACGAGATCGCCGACATCATCAACGAGGTGAGTGCGGCCCTCACGGCCGCCGACCTCGTCGCGCTGAACGACCAGAGCGTCAACCAGCAGCGCAACGCCGACGACATCGCGGCCGAGTGGCTCGAATCGAAGGGGCTCGTCTAG
- a CDS encoding M56 family metallopeptidase, with the protein MIPSALALGVLAAALAWPVPVMLSAARWPAARPATALALWQLIALAGGLSMIGSLLLFGSAPAGSIVGAAETLLPHFFDGDLPPGFGVAHLAALTLAIGLAVHLALNLGLTVARAERERRRQHHLIAVLSDPLPDSPHTRVLPYPVPLAYCVPGVRTATVLTDGLVAALDERELAAVVAHERAHLDQFHHLVLIAFRAWHSALPWFPIANRAERSVTLLTEMLADDGAIRDVGGEPLRRALARLGAGAEPGAYADAGGVAPDAVMLESRLARLRPADPQADPRDIRPRAA; encoded by the coding sequence GTGATCCCCTCGGCGCTGGCACTCGGCGTGCTCGCGGCCGCGCTCGCGTGGCCCGTGCCCGTCATGCTGTCGGCGGCGCGCTGGCCCGCCGCACGGCCCGCGACCGCACTCGCGCTGTGGCAGCTCATCGCCCTCGCCGGCGGACTCTCGATGATCGGCAGCCTGCTGCTGTTCGGTTCGGCCCCGGCCGGCTCGATCGTCGGCGCCGCCGAGACGCTGCTGCCGCACTTCTTCGACGGCGACCTGCCGCCCGGATTCGGCGTGGCGCATCTCGCGGCGCTCACCCTCGCGATCGGTCTCGCCGTGCATCTCGCCCTGAACCTCGGACTCACCGTCGCCCGGGCCGAGCGCGAACGGCGCCGGCAGCACCACCTCATCGCAGTGCTCAGCGACCCGCTGCCCGACTCGCCGCACACCCGCGTGCTGCCCTACCCGGTTCCGTTGGCGTACTGCGTTCCGGGCGTCCGCACCGCGACGGTGCTCACCGACGGGCTGGTGGCCGCGCTCGACGAGCGAGAACTGGCCGCGGTCGTCGCGCACGAGCGGGCCCACCTCGACCAGTTCCACCACCTGGTGCTGATCGCGTTCCGGGCGTGGCACAGCGCCCTGCCCTGGTTCCCGATCGCGAACCGGGCCGAGCGGAGCGTGACCCTGCTCACCGAGATGCTCGCCGACGACGGCGCGATCCGCGACGTCGGCGGCGAACCGCTGCGGCGGGCCCTGGCACGATTGGGCGCCGGCGCCGAACCCGGTGCCTACGCCGACGCGGGCGGCGTCGCCCCCGATGCCGTCATGCTCGAGTCACGACTCGCCCGCCTGCGCCCGGCGGATCCTCAGGCAGACCCCCGGGACATCCGCCCCCGCGCCGCCTAG